A region of the Apium graveolens cultivar Ventura chromosome 6, ASM990537v1, whole genome shotgun sequence genome:
CCACATGATGGGCGTAGTTTGGAAAAAACTTAACCTCTTCAACAACCTTTGTAGTCCTTTCAGTTATTGCTTGATTACGCGAGTCTTCAGGACTCCGTAAAAGCTCTTGTATGATATCGGAATGTATGGACTCATATGCAATTCCATGCCAACTCACAGCTAAGTTGCTTAAATTTCTGGACCTTGTATACCTCAATCCCACACTTTCAGTGTGTATGACATCAAATGGTTTCCCAGTCGAATTTTGCTTCACAAATTGATTCCAAACGGAAGCTTGATCAAGATAGCCTGCAGCGGTTGGCTTTGTGAGGTGAAAAAATAAACTTTTGATCGTAGGGTATTCGGGGAAACTAGTGTTTGGAGGTGAAGTGGTGAAGACATGAAGCTCATGGCCTCGTTTAGCGAGGGCAAGGTGGAGTGTTAAGGCGTGGCGTTCAAGACCTCCAGCGCGACCTTTGATTGCCCATTTCTTGACAAAGAGGGCTATTTTAAGGAGTTTCTGTGGTGGTGTTGATGGAAAATTGAGGTTGTTCCAAGCGGAGGAATAGGTTAAAAGGTTAATGCTGAGTTGTTTATCAATTCCAAACATGTTTCCGACATGGAAATCGGAAGAGTAGGACCAGTAGAAAAATGAAATAGATGAGAAGGTAGATAAATAAACTAGGATGTAGCACAAGTAGCGAAATCTTGAAGTTGTGGCTTGAACTTTTGCCATTTGATCTAAAATCCTGAAACTGAGATCTACTTAAGGTTGAAGAATAAATGGATCAGAGTTTCAAAATGGGATCTTTAAACATTATGTAGTTTACAATTTTCTTCCCCTGTTTCTTGGGATTGGGTGAAGTTGCACATGGATTTTAGATAGGagcagaaaaaaaaattaaaaaaatattcaaGAAGCTAAACTAACAATCCCTGTCTGAAAAACAGAATTTGTAAGGTGACTTGAAGTTATACTAGTAAAATAGTAGTATTTGCTTATATTTTTACTCATTCTGAACAATATAACAGAGGAAAGGCCAGTTATTAAGCAATTGAAATATGGAGGCTCCAAGCTCAATTTTTAATTCCTTATTCAAAGAAAGTTTTACTTAATGATTGAATTTCAGAGAAACCCCTCTAATTCTATACACTATTGACAGGAGAAATTTAAGCCAAGTGTGAGATTTCTCTAAATTGTAGGCTGGGGCCTTGATTTTATTCTAAACTTTTGTCAGGAGAAGAGTCTGGGTCTGGGAAATATACTCTCACTAGTCACTACATTGCCATACCTTACCTTATTCATCACAGAAGTATTATTTCCAGAATTCGAACTCGTAGCTTAGTTGATAAATATTAGACAATTATCTATCTATCGTGACAAGCACAACCTTCAAAATCCGTAATTAAGGTTATATTGTTCTTTAGAATTGAATGATTCTACATGTTTTATCTAACGAGTGAAGGCATGTAGCACAACACCTATGTAGATAAGTAGTGCCAAAGGTGCTAATGTAACCAACGGACCAATAGCTGAATAAGTGTACCAGTTCCAACAAGATAATATCCCGAGCTTAATTTGAACCAAGTTCACCAAAGCCAACATCAAAAAAACACAGCCTGACGCTGATCCAGCCGCAGATGCCAAAATTCCTATCCGAAGGATCTTCACATTTACGTTCACCTCTATATCATTGTTTCCATCTTTGGCATTTCTTATGGCTAGTTTAAGGCTCGAAGCGATGAGGCTAGAGAAAAGGAAGGAACTAAACGAGTAGACGTGGAAAGTAACCAGATATTCCGCCATTGAGGTGCTAGCTCTGCAAGATTTGGAGTCGACGAGCGTGTAGGAGGGATCGGATGGATTGAACGTGAGGCCGAGGAAGAGGGCTAATGTGAAGAGGGAGTTCACATTTACTATGCCATCTAAGGCCATGATATGGGTGGTGGTGCTGGTGCTGATCATTTGAGCTAGGAATAAAGTTATGGGAAAATCAATTCATTGATTGGTTATGTTATATATTAAAATTTCATTTGCTTTAAGTATGTAGTTTTGGAGTAGCAATGAAGTAAGAGTGTGTTGGAAACGTTCAAAGCAATGTGGTATTGCATTTGCGGGCAAGGGATTAGACTTGGGGGTGAAGGGATAATGCACTTGCAATTTGACATTTGAATACTGGCATGTCTTTGATTTTGGTAAACATCTGTTTATCATCTTCTTGGCGCTGGTTTCACCCGAAGAAGTTGATTCCAAACAAAACATACATTTCAAATGTTTCCAAATATATTCATTTTAGTTAACAAAATGGAGGGGAGAGAGTTCCATCCAAAGTTTAACAATCAAGTTCAAgcttaatttttttattttctaatcGAATCTTCATACATGAAATTTATGGAACCTGTATTTTGATTCGACTGGTGCATTAAATGAGTCAAGTTTTAGTCTAACTAACTTGGGTTCCAATCTCCGATCTTACGATCTGAAAACTAGTTAAATTATTAAGTATTGTGTTACTTACCCGAATTGTTTAtcaattttttttccaaaataATGTTTTTGATAATTCCGGTGTGCGGGCTGCTCCTCCGACGTGGGTATACAATAGCGAAAGCAAAACCCAAAACGAATAAATAAGAACAAAAAAATAAACGACAATCACACAAGACAAAAATTTACATGGTTCGGAAATTTCTACTCCACAAGCTGTACTAATTTTGTATAGATATCTCATAATTcgttgtgttatgattttacaattacatgagtatttataagagaagaaattAGGGCCAAATCAAAATTatagtcaaaatctgaaaagtagactaattcataaactaatctgaatctgaatatTCTATTTTCATGGACTTAATTAATAGACTCCATAAACCCAACAATCATCCACTTGTAGTCTTGCCAATCTTCACTTCACTCTTGTAAATCTAGTAAAATCAATTCTTCAATCTATAACTCTTACCAGTGCAGCGCCTTCTACGCAAAGCTTCAATTTTTCATTCGTAACCACCTTAGTCAACATATCTGCACGATTTTTTGAACCAAGGATTTTTTTCAAGGACAAAGTAGCTTTACTTATCAACTCTCTTCTAAGGTGATATCTCAGCTGAATATGCTTCGTCCTAGCATGAAACACGGGATTCTTTGCAAGATGAATAGCACTCTAACTGTCGCTATACAAAGCACTGTCTGCCTGTTTCTTGCCCAACTCCTCAAGAAAATTCTTCAACCAAATCATGTCCTTGCTAGCCTCAGAGATAgccatatattctgcttctgtggTTGAAAGAGCAACACTCTTTTGAAGTCGAAACATCCAACTAACTGTGATGCCAcccaaaataaaaatataacccGTTGTACTTTTTCTTGTATCAAAATATCCACCCAAATCTGCATCAGAGAACCCTTCCAAGATAATATCTTTCTTACTGAAATATAGTGCAACCTTAGATGTGCCTTTCAAGTAGCGCAACAACCACTTGACTGCTTCCCAATGCTCTCTTCCTGGGTTAGACATAAATCTGCTAACAACTCCCACTGAATGAGAAATGTATGGCCTTGTACACACCATAGCATAAATTAAACTGCCAACTGTAGTTGCATAAGGAACTTTAGCCATATCTTTCTTGCCTTCATCTGTTTTAGGTGATTGTTTCTTTGTGAGATTAAAGTGATTCGCCAATGGTGTACTTCTGGTCTTCGCATCCTGGACACTAAATTTCTGCAACAATTTCTCAACATACTTTTCTAGAGATAATTTTAAAGTACCTTCAGCTCTATCCCTTATAATGATCATACCAAGTATCTGTTTTGCTacacccatatccttcatctcaaactcCCCAGACATCTGTCTCTTTAACCTGTTGATTTCCCTCATGTTCGATCCTGCtatcaacatgtcatcaacatacaaTAAAAATATGATATAAGATGAATCAACTGTTTAAAGTAACAACAATGATCCATAGCACTCCTCGTGTACCCATTCTTCATCATAAAGCTATCAAACTTCAAGTACCATTatcttggtgcttgctttaaacTATACAAGCTTTTTATAAGCTTGCAAACAAGGTTTTCTTTTCCAGCTACTTGAAATCCCTCTGGCTGAACCATGTAGATGTCTTCCTCAAGATCACCATGTAAGAACGCGGTCTTAACATCTAGTTGATCTAGATGTAACTCCTCTGCAGCCACAATACTTAGCACAATTCTAACTGTAGTCATCTTAACAACGGGAGAAAATATATCGGTATAGTCAATACCCTTTTTCTGTTGATAACCCTTGACTACTAACCTTGCCTTATATCTCTTGCTGCCATCATGTTCTTCTTtgatcctgaacacccacttattCTGTAAAGCCTTCTTTCCTGCTGGTAACTTTGTTAAAGACCAAGTCTCATTCTTCTCAAGAGAACTCATATCCTCATTCATGGTTGATTTCCACTGAACTGAATCATCCACTTGTACTACCTCTGAATAACACTGAGGCTCCCCATCCTCGGTCAATAACATGTAATATGATGAAGGAGAATATCTTTGTGGTGACTTCACACTTCTGCTATATTTTCTTACCTCAGTTTGTGGAGTTACCTGGAACCCTGTCATCAACATTCTCTGAACTCCCACTATTTTTTACAAGATCTCTTTCTGCAATATCTTCAAGCACTGCTTCCTCTTTCTTAGTTTGTTCCTTTGTAAACTCAGAATCGACAACAAGCTTATCCTTATACACTACATTCTCATTAAAAGTAAAATCTC
Encoded here:
- the LOC141665642 gene encoding uncharacterized protein LOC141665642 — its product is MALDGIVNVNSLFTLALFLGLTFNPSDPSYTLVDSKSCRASTSMAEYLVTFHVYSFSSFLFSSLIASSLKLAIRNAKDGNNDIEVNVNVKILRIGILASAAGSASGCVFLMLALVNLVQIKLGILSCWNWYTYSAIGPLVTLAPLALLIYIGVVLHAFTR